A region from the Rheinheimera mangrovi genome encodes:
- a CDS encoding YeaH/YhbH family protein translates to MAHFIDRRLNGKNKSAVNRQRFIRRYKQQIKQAVSDAISKRSVTDINNGEKVSIPGKDITEPFFHQGQGGHRERVHPGNDQFSPGDKIKRPQGGQGAGSGQGDASADGEGEDEFVFSISKDEYLDLLFEDLELPNLKKNQLDKLVQYKNVRAGFRSEGVPTNIDIVRSLQGSLARRVAMTAGKKRELHELEAKLALVEAEPVPDQHQLMALREQIELLEKRIGAVPFIDSFDLRFRNFQKRPEPTSKAVMFCLMDVSGSMDQATKDMAKRFYILLYMFLSRSYKNVEVVYIRHHTQAKEVDEQEFFYSQETGGTIVSSALKMMADIVKDRYDPAQWNIYAAQASDGDNWADDSPQCADLLAQQILPFVRYYAYIEITPRPHQSLWLEYEKLQQSFDNFAIQPIRQVADIYPVFRELFKKQAA, encoded by the coding sequence ATGGCGCATTTTATTGACCGACGCTTAAATGGCAAAAACAAAAGTGCTGTTAACCGACAGCGCTTTATTCGCCGCTATAAGCAGCAAATTAAACAAGCTGTGTCCGATGCCATCAGCAAACGCAGCGTCACTGATATCAACAACGGTGAAAAAGTTTCTATTCCGGGCAAAGACATTACGGAGCCTTTTTTCCATCAGGGTCAGGGTGGCCACAGAGAACGGGTGCATCCTGGCAATGACCAATTCAGCCCAGGCGACAAAATCAAACGCCCTCAGGGCGGACAAGGGGCAGGTTCTGGCCAAGGCGATGCCAGCGCTGATGGCGAAGGCGAAGACGAATTTGTATTCTCGATTTCTAAAGACGAATACCTGGATTTGTTATTTGAAGATCTGGAACTTCCTAATCTGAAAAAAAATCAGTTGGATAAACTGGTACAGTACAAAAATGTGCGGGCTGGTTTTCGCTCTGAAGGCGTGCCTACCAATATTGATATAGTGCGTTCCTTACAAGGCTCTCTAGCCCGCCGTGTCGCTATGACGGCCGGTAAAAAACGCGAATTGCATGAACTGGAGGCAAAATTAGCCTTAGTCGAAGCTGAACCTGTGCCGGATCAGCATCAACTCATGGCACTGCGCGAACAAATTGAGCTGCTTGAAAAACGCATAGGCGCAGTACCTTTTATCGACAGCTTTGATTTACGCTTTCGCAATTTCCAGAAGCGCCCTGAACCTACCAGTAAGGCAGTGATGTTTTGCCTGATGGATGTGTCAGGTTCTATGGATCAGGCGACAAAAGATATGGCCAAACGTTTTTATATCCTGCTTTATATGTTTTTAAGCCGCAGCTATAAAAATGTCGAAGTAGTCTATATCCGCCATCATACCCAAGCTAAGGAAGTGGACGAGCAAGAGTTTTTTTACTCACAAGAAACTGGCGGCACTATAGTATCCAGTGCGCTAAAAATGATGGCCGATATAGTCAAAGACAGATATGACCCGGCACAATGGAATATATACGCAGCTCAGGCCTCAGACGGTGATAACTGGGCCGATGACAGCCCGCAATGTGCCGATTTACTGGCACAACAAATTTTACCTTTTGTGCGTTATTACGCCTATATCGAAATTACCCCAAGGCCCCACCAGAGCTTGTGGCTGGAGTACGAAAAATTGCAGCAGAGTTTTGATAACTTTGCTATTCAGCCGATACGGCAAGTAGCAGACATCTATCCTGTATTTCGTGAGCTCTTCAAAAAACAGGCTGCTTAG